The window TTGGGGCGTAAACAAATACTGGTTTCAGGTATCGAGGCTCATATCTGTGTGTATCAAACCACAGCAGATCTATTGGTACTTGGATATGAGGTTCAGGTCGCAGCTGATGCCGTATCTTCAAGAAATTCTGAAAATAAAGAGATCGGATTGCAGAGAATGAAAGATTTGGGTGCCGGTTTGACCTGTGTTGAAACTGCTCTGTTTGAACTGCTTAAAGTAGCCGAAGGGGAGCAGTTCAAACAGATTATCAGGATCGTAAAGTAATTGTGTCGTTAACTGCTTTTTGACACCTGGCCAGTGTCTGTTGTCTCGCCCTCTGGGGTGCACATGCCGTTATATTCTTACGAGTTCTTCCCGTTCTTCAAAAATCCTTCAGAATCAGTTTGAAAAACATGAAACGGATTACAAGACCCGGCTCCCAGGAGACGGTTGTTTTGTAATCCGGTGTGTAAAAAACGTAACCAGCCAGTATTCCGGTTTTGGCGATCATGTATTTATCATATTGATATTATTTGTAAAAATCAAATCGGCACATCTATTGCTAAATAACCGGCAGGTGCGTACGCACAAAAAAACGTATGTCCCTGAGTAATTTACCCGGAACAAATGGCGAATTATTGCCGGTTCCCATGGCTTTTTACGAATTGTGCAGAGAAATACTTATGAAAAAAAATGTAATTTTAATTTGTCTGGCTGTAACTTGTCTTTTCACTGGCAGCAGCTTTGCATCTCAGGAGCTTTCAGTTCTCCTTACAAAGCAGGATGCCGTTTTAAAGTATCAACCCGTTGCTGAGAATAAGCTGCTTGTGTCTGTCCTGGACGATGGAGGAAATCCCGTAACAGGTTTGACCGCTGATGATTTTTCCGTCCAAAGCGGACTGAAAAATGCCCGGGTCTTGAAAGTTGAGCCCTTTGAAACCAGCCAGGATCTCAGCCTGAATCTGGTGATGGTTATCGACAACTCCGCGTCCATGAAACAGCGTAAAGCAGTTCTTCCGCTGCTTTCCGCCATGGAGGAGGTTTTTCAAATCATCCGGCCCATGGATAACCTCCAGGTGGTGGTATTTGATGAGAAGGGCACAACACAAGTTGACGGACGTCAGCTTCACACCAGGGTTTTACAGCCATCTGATGCAGCAGATGCAAGAATCCGCTGCAAAGAAGTGTTCGCATCCCGTCTGACATCGGGAACCTACCTTTATGATGCCATGCTCACCGGGCTGGATCTTATCCGGCAGATGCCGGAAAAAAGCAATAAACTGCTTGTGGTTTTCAGTGACGGGGATGACATCAACAGTGAGGTGGATGCAAAACTTGTCGCAGATGAGGCCGGGAAAATCAAAAACCTATCGGCCTGGGCTGTGGATTACATGGACTCCGTTGACAAGGACCCGTTTCTGGCGGCCTTCACCAGGGAAAACAACGGCAGTATCTGGAAGGCGTCATCGTCTGCCGAGCTTTTGCCCATATTCAAATCTTTTTCAACAACGCTGCTGCACCGGTACATTGTCACCTACCATTTTCCGGACCCGCCCCGGGCAACTGCCGTGTTTGAACCCGGTAACGTCGTTGTTGAAGAGGTGACGACCATAGACAGCGCGCCCATGTTAAATCATATCTACTTTGAAACGGGCCAGTCAGTTATCCCGGCTAAGTATGAGCTGTTTGCCGAAAAAGAGGCCCGGTCTGAATTTTCGGAGCTGGCGCTTTTGGGCGGGATGCAAAAATATTTGAACATCCTGAATATTGTGGGAAAACGGTTGCAGGATAACCCGGGGACACGCATCCGGATCGTGGGTTGCAACGCCGATACCGGAAGTGAGAAGAACGGGATTGAGCTTTCAAGGGAGCGGGCCCAGGCGGTCCGGGCATATTTAGAGGATATCTGGGAGATTGATCCCGGACGAATGGATATCAAAGCCCGGAATTTACCCCAGATCCCCAGTACCAGCCGGGTTCCGGAAGGACAGGCGGAAAACCGGCGGGTTGAAATTCAATCCGATTCACCGGGGATCATCGAACCGATCCGCAGCGTCTATGTCCAGAATGTGGGAAATACCCGGGAACTTCAATTGATTCCCCATGTTGACGCGGAATCCGGTGTTGACAGATGGAAGATTACCCTGGCCGGCGACAGCGGCTCCCCAGTCATCTTTTCTGCCCAAGGCCGGGGTGAACTGCCCGAAGCTTGGTCCGTCCGGCTGGATGATGCCGCTTGTGATCAGATTTCGGCCTTCCACCGGATCACTGCGTC is drawn from uncultured Desulfobacter sp. and contains these coding sequences:
- a CDS encoding OmpA family protein, translated to MKKNVILICLAVTCLFTGSSFASQELSVLLTKQDAVLKYQPVAENKLLVSVLDDGGNPVTGLTADDFSVQSGLKNARVLKVEPFETSQDLSLNLVMVIDNSASMKQRKAVLPLLSAMEEVFQIIRPMDNLQVVVFDEKGTTQVDGRQLHTRVLQPSDAADARIRCKEVFASRLTSGTYLYDAMLTGLDLIRQMPEKSNKLLVVFSDGDDINSEVDAKLVADEAGKIKNLSAWAVDYMDSVDKDPFLAAFTRENNGSIWKASSSAELLPIFKSFSTTLLHRYIVTYHFPDPPRATAVFEPGNVVVEEVTTIDSAPMLNHIYFETGQSVIPAKYELFAEKEARSEFSELALLGGMQKYLNILNIVGKRLQDNPGTRIRIVGCNADTGSEKNGIELSRERAQAVRAYLEDIWEIDPGRMDIKARNLPQIPSTSRVPEGQAENRRVEIQSDSPGIIEPIRSVYVQNVGNTRELQLIPHVDAESGVDRWKITLAGDSGSPVIFSAQGRGELPEAWSVRLDDAACDQISAFHRITASLEVTDKAGEVYLNDAIASVPVKLVQREQLRKQKQGYKILEKYALILFDYDSAAVKDYNHTIVRRIIARAKEVPGALVTITGHTDIIGKEDYNLMLSQRRARSVKDQMAHAGLPALHNMTFSGVGPRDPLYNNLLPEGRALNRTVTVTLEYEGDGTDQMLGQSD